Below is a genomic region from Actinomadura sp. NAK00032.
CTGCACAGCTGGGACCTGCGCTGAGGCGCCACTGACCACGTCGTCTCCCGACCGGGGGGAGGGGGACGACCTCCGAGGGCGGGTCTCGAATGGGGGAGGAGATCCGCCGTCGCCGGCGGCCACGCCCATCGCCCAGGCGTGGCCGCCGGCCTTTCCAGGGCCCGCCGCGGGGGCGGGGCCCTGGCCCTCCCGGCGCCGCCCTCCGGCGCGCCGCCGACCGACCGGGCGCAACCCTCCGGCCGTGCCCTCCCCTCGGCACGGCCGACCCGACCTCCATGGAGTGAGCCATGACCCTGCACGAACCCGAGATCGCTTCCCTGCTCCGGCTGGAGGCGTGCGACGCGTCCCGCGGGGCGGACGCCGTGCCGCCGCCGTTCCCGGGCCGTCCGCGGGTGTGGACGGACCTGGCGCTGATCGTGTGCGTCATCGCGCTGGCGCTGCTCGGCGCGATCGTGATCGGCGTCGAGATGTCCCGGCTGGCCGCGGCGCCGGCGCCCTGCCTCGCGCCGCGCTGATATCCGCAGTGAGAAAGACGAACGGTGGGTTTCCGATGAATCAGGATGTGCTGGGGACGACCGCGGCGGCGTCGGAGTACTCCGCGCCGGCCCCGTGGGCGCCGTGGCTGCAGCGGGGGTTCGGCGGCAAGCACCGCCGGCCGCGCCGCACGGTCGTCCAGCTGGTCAAGGGCATGCCGCCGTTCCCGCGCCGGACGCTGAAGTACGCCGGCCCGGGGACGCCGATCATGCACGGCATGGACGTCGAGCAGTGGCAGCGGCAGGCGTGCAGGAAGGGCTACACGCTGCGCGTCGACGGCTGGTACGGGCCGCGGTCGAGCAAGGTCGCCAAGTCGCTGCAGCGCCGCGCCGGGCTGGCCGACGACGGGGAGATCGACGCCTGGACGTGGGCGGCGACCTGGGGCTGATCCCGCCGGGCCGGGCGCCCCCGTTTTGGCCTTCCCTTCCGCGGTAGTAGACGCACGTGGACGAAGGGGTGCAGGCGGCCGGCGCCGTGGTGGAGGACGTCGCCGTCCACGCGTTCGAGGTACCCGTGGACGGCCCGGACGGCCTGGAGGAGGACGGCACCCTCCGCTGGGACTCGACGACCGCCGTCCTGGTCGAGGCGCGGGCGGGCGGCCGCACCGGGATCGGCTACACCTACGGGGACGTCTCGGTCGCCGCGTTCGTCCGGTCGAAGCTCGCGCCCGCGGTGCGCGGCGCGAGCGCGCTCGACCCCGCCGCCGCCTGGGCGCGCATGTTCGCCGGCATCCGCAACGCGGGACGCCCCGGCGCGGGCGCGATGGCGGTCTCCGCCGTCGACATCGCGCTGTGGGACCTCAAGGCGCGGCTGCTCGGTGTCCCGCTGGTCACGGCGCTGCCCGCGTTCCACGACCGGGTGCCCGTCTACGGCAGCGGTGGGTTCACGAACTACTCCCTTGACCGGCTCTCCACCCAGCTCGGGGGCTGGGTGGAGCAGGGCATCCCCCGGGTGAAGCTGAAGACCTCCCGGCGGCCGGCGCAGGACCCGCGGCGGCTCACCGCCGTCCGCGAGGCGATCGGCGCCGGCGCGGAGCTGTTCGCCGACGCCAACGGAGCGCTGACCCGCAAGGAGGCGCTGTACTGGACGCACCGGCTCGCCGACGAGTGGGACGTCCGCTGGTTCGAGGAGCCGGTGCCCTCCGACGACACCGCCGGGCTGCGGCTGGTGCGCGAGCGGGGCCCGGGCCGGACCGAGATCGCCGCCGGCGAGTACGGGTTCGTGCTGAAGGACTTCACCGACCTGCTCGCGGGCCCGGCCGTGGACTGCCTGCAGGCCGACGTCACCCGCTGCGGCGGCGTCACCGGCCTCCTCCAGGTCGCCGGGCTGTCGGCGGCGCACCAGATCGACCTGTCCGCCCACTGCGCGCCCGCCGTGTCCGCGCACGCCTTCTGCGCGGTGCGGCGGCTCCGCCACCTGGAGTACTTCCACGACCACGTCCGCGTGGAGCACCTGCTCTTCGACGGGAACCTCAGCCCGGTGGACGGCGCGCTCCGCCCGGACACCGGCCGTCCCGGACTGGGCCTGGAGGTCAGGTGGGACGACGCGGAGCCGTACCGCGTGTACGGCTCCCGTCCGGCCTGATGGCGACTGAAGAGAGAGGGGGACGAGGGACATGGCGAGGACGCACGTGGCCGAGACGCGCGAGGTGCCGGCGAAGACGGCCCCCTCCGTGCCGGGGCCGCCGCGCGGGCGGCAGGTGGTCGAGGTCCGGCGGCTGGCCCGCGCGCTGCGGAAGGCCGTCGAGGGGGAGGTCCGCTTCGACGCCGGGTCGCGGGCGATGTAAGCCAACGACGCGTCGAACTTCCGGCACTGCGTGGAGGCGATCGAGGCCGCGGGCTGGCAGGTCGTCATGCCGGAGACGCACGTGTGCTGCGGGCGGCCGCTCTACGACTACGGCTTCCTCGACATGGCCGAGCGCTACCTGCGCAACGTGCTGGACGTCCTGCGCCCGTACGTCCGGGCGGGGACGCCGGTCGTCGGAATGGAGCCGAGCTGCCTCGCCGTCTTCAAGGACGAGCTGACCAAGATCCTTCCGCACGACGACGACGCCGCGCGGCTCGCGGCGAGCGCCCACCACTTCGCGGAGTTCTTCCAGGCCTACGACATCCGCCCGCCGCGGCTGCGCGGCGGCGGCAAGGCGCTGCTGTGGGGGCACTGCCACCACCGCGCCACCGGTGGCGTCGAACCGGAGCAGGCGCTGCTTGAGCGGATGGGGCTGGAGACCGAGAGCCTCAAGGGCGGCTGCTGCGGCCTCGCCGGGTCGTGGGGGTTCGAGAACGGCAAGTACGACATCTCGATGGACTGCGGGGAGCAGGCCCTCCTGCCCGCCGTCCGGGACGCCACCGACACCACGTGCATCGTCGCCGACGGCTTCTCCTGCAAGACCCAGATCGAGCACGCCAAGACCGGGCGGCGCGCACTGCACGTCGCGCAGCTCATGCAGCTCGCCCGGGAGAGCGACGCCCCGATCAGCGGCAAGCCGGAGAAGGCCGGGCGCGCGCAGACCGGCCCCACCCGCGTCCCATCGCGTCGCCCGAGCCGGCGCCGCCGTCGCGGTGGGCGCGGTCACCGCCGCCGGGATCGGCCTGGCGCTGCGGGCCGGATGCGAACGCGCGGCCAAAACGTGACCTTGCCCGGCGGCTGATTTCCGGAGTGCGGGAAGTGTCCCCTCTGGAGGTGGAGCGTGGACAGGGACGTGAAGGCCGGGGCCTGTGCGCTGGCGGTGGCGGGGATGCTGGTGCTCGGCGCGTGCAGCGACGGCGGCGGCGCCGAGAAGGCCGCGACACCGGCGGCGCAGACGTCGGCGCCGGTGAGCGATTCGGCGACGGGGCTGGAGCAGCAGTACGAGCGGGTCGTGGACGCGGTGCTGCCGTCCGTGGTGAAGATCCAGACCGATCAGGCGGAGGGCTCCGGCGTCGTCTACGACGCGCAGGGCCACATCGTGACGAACGCGCACGTGGTCGCCGGGGCGAAGAAGATCCAGGTGACGTCCTCCAGCGGCGGCGCGACGCTGGACGCCGACCTCGTCGGCGCGTTCGCGGCGGACGACCTGGCCGTCATCAAGGCGAAGGGCGGGAACCTCAAACCGGCGTCGTGGGGCGAGTCGGGCAAGGCGCGGGTCGGGCAGATCGTCCTCGCGATGGGGAACCCGCTGGGCCTCGCCGGGAGCGTGACGAACGGGATCGTGTCGGCGCTCCACCGGACGGTGTCCACCAAGGGGGAGGGCGCCTTCCAGGGGTCGACGATCGCGGACGCCATCCAGACCAGCGCGGCGATCAACCCGGGCAACAGCGGCGGCGCGCTCGTCACGCTCAGCGGGCAGGTCATCGGCGTCCCGACGGCCGCCGCGTCGGACCCGTCGGCGGGCTCGGCGGCGGCCGGGATCGGCTTCGCGACGCCGAGCGACACCGTGCAGCGGATCGTCCCGCAGCTGATCCAGAGCGGGAAGGTGTCGAACTCGGGGCGGGCCGCGCTCGGCGTGACCGTCCGCACGATCGTCGATCCGCAGAGCGGTGAGCGGACCGCGGTCGCCGTGGTGGACGTCCAGCGCGGCGGCGGCGCGGCGAAGGCGGGCATCAGGCCGGGGGACCTGATCCTGTCGGTGAACGGCACCGCGACGCCCGACCAGACGGCGCTGTCGTCGGTGCTCGCCAACCTCAAGCCGGGCGACACGGCCAAGGTCGAGGTCCAGCACGCGGACGGGTCGAAGAAGACCGTCCAGGTGACGCTCGGGGAGTTGCCCGGCGGGGGATGATCCCCGGCGCCCCACCCTCTTGACGGTGGCCTGTACGGGAGTACAGTGTACATCCGTACAGGCCACTGAACATATGTACAGGGGGTGGGGATGACGGCCGAGCAAGCCGACGACCTGACCGGACGCGCCCGCATCCGGGACGCCGCGCTGCTGGAGTTCGCCGAGCACGGCACGAAGGGCGCGACGATCCGCGGCATCGCCAAGGCCGCCGGCGTCTCGCCGGCGCTGGTGCAGCACCACTTCGGGACGAAGGAGGCGCTGCGCCGCGAGTGCGACGAGTACGCGCTCGGGGCCGTCCGCGAGATCAAGGAGGAGGCCCTGCGCGGGGGGATCGGCGACCCCGGCTTCCTGATGCTCGCCATGCGCACGGCCCTGCCCATCCAGCGCTACTTCGCCCGCGCCCTCACCGACGGGTCGCCGGCCGCGGTCGCGCTGTACGACGACACCGTCGCCTACACCGAGGAGGTCCTCGCGCAGGGCAGGCCCGGGCTGCGCGTGCCCAAGACCGACGACCTCCACGCCTACGCGGCCGTCATGACGACGATGACGTTCGGCCTGATGGTCCTGCACGAACACATCTCCCGGAGCCTCGGCGGCAACACGCTCACGGCCGAGGGCTACCCCCGGATGGCGCTCGCCATGATGGACCTCTTCGACGACCGGCTGGTGGATCCGGAGCTGGTCGAGCAGGCGCGCGTCTCCCTGAAATCCATGCTCACCGCCGGCGGGCAGCCTCCCGACAAGGAGAACCGGTGACCGCGAACACGCCTCCGATAGCCGTATCCGGCCTGGTCAAGAACTTCGGCCGGACGCGCGCGCTGGACGGTCTCGACCTGACCGTCCGGCCCGGCGAGGTGCACGGCTTCCTCGGCCCGAACGGCGCGGGGAAGTCCACCACGATCAGGGTCCTGCTCGGCCTGCTGCGCGCCGACGCCGGCACCGTCCGCCTGCTCGGCGGCGACCCCTGGCGGGACGCGACCGAGCTGCACCGCCGCCTCGCCTACGTGCCCGGCGACGTGACGCTGTGGCCGAACCTGTCCGGCGGCGAGGTCATCGACCTGCTCGGCCGGATGCGCGGCGGCACCGACCCGCGCCGCAAGGCCGAGCTGCTCGACCGGTTCGAGCTGGACCCGCGCAAGAAGGGCCGCGCCTACTCCAAGGGCAACCGGCAGAAGGTCGGGCTCGTCGCGGCGCTCGCGTCCGACGCCGAGCTGCTGCTGCTGGACGAGCCGACCTCCGGTCTCGACCCCCTCATGGAGGAGGTCTTCCAGGAGTGCGTCCGCGAGGAGCGGCAGGCGGGCCGGACCGTCCTGCTGTCCAGCCACATCCTGTCCGAGGTCGAGGCGCTCTGCGACCGGGTGACGATCATCCGCAACGGCGTCGCGGTGGAGACCGGCACCCTGGACGAGCTGCGGCACCTGACCCGCACCTCGATCCACGCGGAGCTGGCCGCGCCGCTGGACGGCCAGCCGCTGCCCGGCGCCCACGACCTCCAGGCCGACGGCAACACGATCAAGTTCGAGGTCGACACGCCGCAGCTGGACGCCGCGCTCCGCGCGCTCACCGAGATCGGCGTCCGCAGCCTGGTGAGCCGCCCGCCGACGCTGGAGGAGCTGTTCCTGCGCCACTACAAGGACGAGCTGCAGGAGGCCGCGCGATGACCGGCTTGACCGGGACCTGGGGGCTGATGCGGCTCATCCTGCGCCGCGACCGGTTCCTGCTGCCCGCCTGGGTGCTCTGGATCGCCGTCATCCCGCTCGGCTTCGTCGGGGCCACCGACGCCCTCTACCCGGAGGCCGCCGACCGGCTCCAGTACGCGCACACCACCGGGACCAACCCGACGTTCCTCGCCCTCTACGGGCCGATGTACGGCACCGACCTCGGCAGCATCATCGCGCAGCGGTCCGGGTTCATCCCGGTGGTGATCGGGCTGATCAGCGCGCTCACCGTCGTCCGGCACACCCGCACCGAGGAGGAGGCGGGCCGCCGCGAGCTGCTCGGCGCGACCGTCACCGGCCGGGGCGCCGGGCTGGCCGCCGCGCTGCTGGTGGCGATGGCGGCGAACCTCGTCCTCGGCGGGCTGCTCGCCGCCGGGCTCACCGCGCAGGGCCTGCCCGCCGCCGGGTCGCTGGCCTTCGGCGCGCAGATGGCCGCCGCCGGCTGCGTCTTCGCGGCCGTCGCGGGCGTCACCGCGCAGCTCAGCGAGAGCGCGGGCGCGGCCCGGGGGACGGCGCTCGCCGCGCTCGGCACCGCGTTCGCGGTCCGGATGGCCGCCGACGTCGGCGGCGCGGGCAACTCGCTGACCTGGCTCGGCTGGCTGTCCCCGTTCGGCTGGACCAACCGCGCCCGCGCCTACGGCGGGGAGCGCTGGTGGACGTTCGCGCTGGCCGCCGCGCTCGTCGCGCTGCTGGTGGCCGCCGCGGCGGCGCTGTCGGCGCGCCGCGACGTCGGCGCGGGCGTGCTGCCGCCGCGGCTCGGCAGGCCCGACGCCACGGCGCGGCTGTCGGGTCCGTTCGGGCTCGCCTGGCGGCTGCAGAGCCGCGCCCTGTACGGCTGGCTCGCCGGCTTCCTCGCGCTCGGCATCGTCTACGGCGCCGTCGCGGGCGGGGTGCGGGAGATGGTGGACGACAACCCCGACCTGGAGGAGATCTTCACCCGGCTCGGCGGGGAGAGCGGGATCACCGACGCCTACTTCGCGTCCATCATGGGCATGCTCGGGCTGTTCGCCGCCGCCTACGCGGTGTCGGCGACGCTGCGGCTGCGCACCGAGGAGAGCGGCCAGCGCGCCGAACCGCTGCTCGCCACCGCGACGGGGCGGCTGCGCTGGGCGGCGAGCCACCTGCTGTTCACGCTGCTCGGCCCGGTCGCCGCGCTGGTCGTCGCCGGGCTGGCCGCCGGGGTGGCGCACGGCCTGGACACCGGCGACCCCGGCCGGGAGGTGCCGCGGGTGCTCGGCGCGGCGCTGGCGCAGCTGCCCGCCGTCTGGCTGGTCGCCGCGATCGCGCTCGCGCTGTTCGGGCTGGTCCCCGGCCTGACGGCGGGCGGCGGCTGGACGGTCGTCGGCGTCTGCACCATGGTGACGCTCTTCGGTGCCGCGCTCGACCTCGACCAGTGGGCCCTGGACGTCTCGCCGTTCACCCACATCCCGAAGCTCCCCGGAGGGTCGTTCGAGGCCGCGCCCATGCTCTGGCTCCTCGCGCTCACCGCCGTGCTGGCGGCGGCGGGCCTGGCCGGGTTCCGCCGCCGGGACCTCGCCACGCGCTGAGCCGTGAGAGCGCTGAGCCGCGTGAGCGCCGGGCCGTAATGGAGCTGAGCCGTGCGGGCGCCGGGCCGTAACATGGCCCGG
It encodes:
- a CDS encoding peptidoglycan-binding protein, which encodes MNQDVLGTTAAASEYSAPAPWAPWLQRGFGGKHRRPRRTVVQLVKGMPPFPRRTLKYAGPGTPIMHGMDVEQWQRQACRKGYTLRVDGWYGPRSSKVAKSLQRRAGLADDGEIDAWTWAATWG
- a CDS encoding enolase C-terminal domain-like protein translates to MDEGVQAAGAVVEDVAVHAFEVPVDGPDGLEEDGTLRWDSTTAVLVEARAGGRTGIGYTYGDVSVAAFVRSKLAPAVRGASALDPAAAWARMFAGIRNAGRPGAGAMAVSAVDIALWDLKARLLGVPLVTALPAFHDRVPVYGSGGFTNYSLDRLSTQLGGWVEQGIPRVKLKTSRRPAQDPRRLTAVREAIGAGAELFADANGALTRKEALYWTHRLADEWDVRWFEEPVPSDDTAGLRLVRERGPGRTEIAAGEYGFVLKDFTDLLAGPAVDCLQADVTRCGGVTGLLQVAGLSAAHQIDLSAHCAPAVSAHAFCAVRRLRHLEYFHDHVRVEHLLFDGNLSPVDGALRPDTGRPGLGLEVRWDDAEPYRVYGSRPA
- a CDS encoding heterodisulfide reductase-related iron-sulfur binding cluster; the encoded protein is MEAIEAAGWQVVMPETHVCCGRPLYDYGFLDMAERYLRNVLDVLRPYVRAGTPVVGMEPSCLAVFKDELTKILPHDDDAARLAASAHHFAEFFQAYDIRPPRLRGGGKALLWGHCHHRATGGVEPEQALLERMGLETESLKGGCCGLAGSWGFENGKYDISMDCGEQALLPAVRDATDTTCIVADGFSCKTQIEHAKTGRRALHVAQLMQLARESDAPISGKPEKAGRAQTGPTRVPSRRPSRRRRRGGRGHRRRDRPGAAGRMRTRGQNVTLPGG
- a CDS encoding S1C family serine protease, which codes for MDRDVKAGACALAVAGMLVLGACSDGGGAEKAATPAAQTSAPVSDSATGLEQQYERVVDAVLPSVVKIQTDQAEGSGVVYDAQGHIVTNAHVVAGAKKIQVTSSSGGATLDADLVGAFAADDLAVIKAKGGNLKPASWGESGKARVGQIVLAMGNPLGLAGSVTNGIVSALHRTVSTKGEGAFQGSTIADAIQTSAAINPGNSGGALVTLSGQVIGVPTAAASDPSAGSAAAGIGFATPSDTVQRIVPQLIQSGKVSNSGRAALGVTVRTIVDPQSGERTAVAVVDVQRGGGAAKAGIRPGDLILSVNGTATPDQTALSSVLANLKPGDTAKVEVQHADGSKKTVQVTLGELPGGG
- a CDS encoding TetR/AcrR family transcriptional regulator gives rise to the protein MTAEQADDLTGRARIRDAALLEFAEHGTKGATIRGIAKAAGVSPALVQHHFGTKEALRRECDEYALGAVREIKEEALRGGIGDPGFLMLAMRTALPIQRYFARALTDGSPAAVALYDDTVAYTEEVLAQGRPGLRVPKTDDLHAYAAVMTTMTFGLMVLHEHISRSLGGNTLTAEGYPRMALAMMDLFDDRLVDPELVEQARVSLKSMLTAGGQPPDKENR
- a CDS encoding ABC transporter ATP-binding protein, with protein sequence MTANTPPIAVSGLVKNFGRTRALDGLDLTVRPGEVHGFLGPNGAGKSTTIRVLLGLLRADAGTVRLLGGDPWRDATELHRRLAYVPGDVTLWPNLSGGEVIDLLGRMRGGTDPRRKAELLDRFELDPRKKGRAYSKGNRQKVGLVAALASDAELLLLDEPTSGLDPLMEEVFQECVREERQAGRTVLLSSHILSEVEALCDRVTIIRNGVAVETGTLDELRHLTRTSIHAELAAPLDGQPLPGAHDLQADGNTIKFEVDTPQLDAALRALTEIGVRSLVSRPPTLEELFLRHYKDELQEAAR
- a CDS encoding ABC transporter permease, with amino-acid sequence MTGLTGTWGLMRLILRRDRFLLPAWVLWIAVIPLGFVGATDALYPEAADRLQYAHTTGTNPTFLALYGPMYGTDLGSIIAQRSGFIPVVIGLISALTVVRHTRTEEEAGRRELLGATVTGRGAGLAAALLVAMAANLVLGGLLAAGLTAQGLPAAGSLAFGAQMAAAGCVFAAVAGVTAQLSESAGAARGTALAALGTAFAVRMAADVGGAGNSLTWLGWLSPFGWTNRARAYGGERWWTFALAAALVALLVAAAAALSARRDVGAGVLPPRLGRPDATARLSGPFGLAWRLQSRALYGWLAGFLALGIVYGAVAGGVREMVDDNPDLEEIFTRLGGESGITDAYFASIMGMLGLFAAAYAVSATLRLRTEESGQRAEPLLATATGRLRWAASHLLFTLLGPVAALVVAGLAAGVAHGLDTGDPGREVPRVLGAALAQLPAVWLVAAIALALFGLVPGLTAGGGWTVVGVCTMVTLFGAALDLDQWALDVSPFTHIPKLPGGSFEAAPMLWLLALTAVLAAAGLAGFRRRDLATR